In Oryzias melastigma strain HK-1 linkage group LG10, ASM292280v2, whole genome shotgun sequence, a single window of DNA contains:
- the sh3tc2 gene encoding SH3 domain and tetratricopeptide repeat-containing protein 2 isoform X4 encodes MWEGTLLSTGNHGLVPVNAMQPMPYPFYQWFLRKYPGHAEWSPLEKEQFEHPIVTGSCVAVVDYSPVGPDELQLSQGDTVEIQGLLLRGLGVFIGTHASTGRTGFVHRAHVKPLNTTPLDKRLFFLADEERASLAHVNPCSSEPSDSSLLERLFSSDISSVYRLDRLDETDFTYIQNRPKHDYKVLTSARQSMMSERSEGTSPFQFSPRPSVSHSSPSVSHRHSHNPLRLSFTLDDTFRELDEFQEDPPLFLEENSWEGEESELSDPTLTLLNQDHYQEDFLPLYDLHYSFLWLTFGGKPEDELSAHLESVRECSKRLGMHWAHRRACFVLGRLCARKLKFSQARVYFEEALSVCVDSFSDTPLLVALLTNLTAVYLKQRMKDKLPQTLEKASALLLCLPSHTFASKDEAELLKLLLRRSVVLGDKHLEARVCYLMSTLFLLLNKNDDALPFVERLQFLTLTLSAAEEGPVAPLDLNWLLSCLYHRKYMPYLALASVSLDSRQDHSLDDAFQKIELFIKNSVRLNPSWREGSSLLPAQIVVYLQQTLTIAELSDNTKTQRDLCMGLASIYQQYGTFDKAVRCAQQAVEIGSHMNEEDGFEASVLLGWLLVLTGQPEKAQSVLQPLLASLQSTDSPTQRGVIHNLLALSLRHQSRIKEAGRNFHAALVISRESGNQRNQALALANLGCLALVAGASLIAERFLVRSLCLFLELWESPTDEEHVQAYLWLGRSFKDRGRSQDIRACYEMGLLIALHARNLHSQMVVAKALSRLYADMLLYGQSIVYYEHCVLVSRELKDKRLEGEYLEILSSLYLSLNTEKSSRKSLDYTKQSLRISIDLGKREEESETWLQVGRIYYLIHEDELADMYLQAAVKTALRMNDAPFTMSIYEEAGDVYFKGHKNRMASVPFYRDGSLPFARSINDIHSEFRLLSKLTELLMSQGDQEEALQYATLAAQIANKTGVRVNERTAYHRLATIYYNLEHFEMAENYYLKSLSVCSPVLQHSKEARYYTKVYSRLGNLTLHKLKDAFDALGYFQLALAAALEDQANPEALYVVYMKLAEIHGNHLPDAQLCQVYRDRAQSLKKVLAGLGSSAAGEETVDEANAELGEEMKESLDDEFQEDLERNLTFECIPDNKHCELNSTLRPLTIPVDLKNKSAGMNLKEDSGQKLHSHFLPDMESPPASESDTIASQSFRDSILTESFDTAKEHISDSSSSTDVYQNPTEGTDSKFDSEHSTPSQIPFNHASDRTECVDGRDTDSDVPDEENTPVEETEASAALIQQEPDSVQEISLDDVGSCTEEHAMETCDTCSDYTNTTE; translated from the exons TGATGAGGAGAGGGCCAGCCTGGCTCACGTTAACCCGTGTAGCTCTGAGCCAAGTGACAGCAGCTTACTGGAAAGACTGTTCTCATCTGACATCAGCTCCGTCTACAGGCTGG ATCGACTGGACGAGACAGACTTTACGTACATCCAGAATCGCCCAAAACATG ATTATAAAGTCCTTACGAGCGCCCGTCAAAGCATGATGTCAGAACGAAGCGAAGGGACATCGCCATTCCAGTTCTCCCCTCGCCCCTCCGTCTCTCACTCCTCCCCCAGTGTGTCCCACCGTCACTCCCACAATCCTTTGCGATTATCCTTCACACTGGATGACACATTCAGAGAACTGGATGAGTTTCAGGAGGATCCACCTCTGTTCCTGGAAGAGAACAGCTGGGAAGGTGAGGAGTCAGAACTCAGCGACCCCACACTGACTCTGCTCAACCAGGATCACTACCAG GAGGACTTCCTGCCTTTATATGACCTGCACTATTCTTTTCTGTGGCTGACATTCGGCGGTAAGCCGGAGGACGAACTGTCGGCTCATCTTGAAAGTGTTAGGGAGTGTTCTAAAAGACTGGGCATGCACTGGGCACACCGGCGAGCATGTTTTGTTCTAGGAAGACTGTGTGCCAGGAAGCTAAAGTTCTCACAG GCTCGTGTGTACTTCGAAGAGGCTCTGAGTGTTTGTGTTGACAGCTTCTCCGACACACCACTCCTGGTAGCTCTCTTGACCAACCTCACAGCCGTCTACCTGAAGCAGCGCATGAAGGACAAACTGCCTCAGACTCTGGAAAAAGCCAGTGCGCTGCTTCTCTGTCTCCCTAGCCACACTTTCGCCTCCAAAGATGAAGCTGAACTGCTGAAGCTGCTCCTGAGAAGATCGGTGGTTTTGGGGGACAAGCACTTGGAAGCTCGTGTCTGCTACCTCATGTCCACCCTCTTCCTGCTCCTCAACAAGAACGACGATGCCTTACCGTTTGTCGAGCGCCTTCAGTTCCTGACACTGACGCTCTCTGCTGCTGAAGAGGGTCCTGTAGCACCTTTGGACCTCAACTGGCTCTTGAGCTGCCTTTATCACCGAAAATACATGCCTTACTTAGCTCTGGCCTCTGTGAGTCTGGACTCTCGGCAGGACCACTCGCTTGATGACGCCTTCCAAAAGATCGAGTTATTTATTAAGAATTCCGTTCGCCTGAATCCATCTTGGAGGGAGGGGAGCTCCCTTCTCCCTGCACAGATTGTGGTTTACCTGCAGCAGACCCTGACTATAGCTGAACTGAGCGACAACACAAAGACCCAGAGGGATCTGTGTATGGGCTTGGCATCCATCTACCAGCAGTATGGTACTTTTGATAAAGCAGTTCGCTGTGCACAGCAAGCCGTGGAGATCGGGAGTCACATGAATGAGGAGGATGGCTTTGAGGCTTCTGTGCTGCTTGGATGGTTGTTGGTGTTGACCGGTCAACCCGAGAAAGCCCAGAGTGTCCTACAACCACTGCTAGCGTCACTACAG AGTACAGACAGTCCCACTCAGCGAGGAGTGATCCATAACCTTTTGGCTTTAAGTCTGAGGCATCAAAGTCGAATCAAAGAGGCGGGACGAAATTTCCACGCTGCCCTGGTCATCTCGAGGGAAAGTGGAAACCAGAGGAATCAGGCCCTGGCTTTGGCTAACCTGGGCTGTCTGGCACTGGTTGCAGGAGCATCTTTGATTGCAGAACGCTTTCTAGTCAG ATCTCTATGCCTTTTTCTGGAGCTTTGGGAGAGCCCGACAGATGAGGAGCACGTTCAGGCCTACCTCTGGCTTGGGCGGAGCTTCAAAgacagggggaggagtcaggaTATCCGGGCATGCTATGAAATGGGCCTACTGATTGCTCTGCATGCCAGAAACCTGCATA GTCAAATGGTGGTGGCAAAGGCACTGAGTCGGCTGTATGCAGACATGCTCCTCTACGGTCAGAGCATCGTTTACTATGAACACTGTGTGCTAGTTTCCCGAGAGCTGAAGGACAAGAGGTTGGAAGGAGAGTATCTGGAGATCCTGAGCAGCCTCTACCTCTCGCTCAACACCGAGAA GTCTTCTCGTAAGTCTCTTGACTACACCAAGCAAAGCCTGCGGATCTCTATTGATCTGGGAAAGCGGGAGGAAGAGTCAGAGACCTGGCTGCAGGTGGGACGCATATATTATCTCATTCACGAAGACGAGTTGGCTGACATGTACCTGCAG GCAGCAGTGAAGACAGCCTTGAGGATGAATGACGCTCCCTTCACTATGAGCATCTATGAGGAAGCAGGAGACGTCTACTTTAAAGGACACAAGAACCGAATGGCTTCAGTACCTTTCTATAGG gatggaAGTCTGCCATTTGCACGAAGCATCAATGACATCCACTCTGAGTTTCGTTTGCTGAGCAAACTGACAGAGCTGCTGATGTCCCAAGGTGACCAGGAGGAGGCGCTGCAGTATGCAACACTGGCTGCTCAGATTGCCAATAAAACTG GAGTGCGTGTGAATGAGAGGACTGCATACCATCGACTGGCTACTATTTATTACAACCTGGAGCATTTTGAGATGGCAGAAAACTACTACCTGAAATCCCTGTCTGTGTGTTCGCCTGTCCTGCAGCACTCCAAAGAGGCACGCTACTACACTAAAGTTTACAGCAGACTGGGAAACCTAACTTTGCACAAACTCAAG GATGCTTTTGATGCGCTGGGATACTTCCAGTTGGCTCTGGCAGCTGCTTTGGAGGACCAAGCTAATCCTGAGGCATTGTATGTGGTCTACATGAAGCTGGCGGAAATCCACGGCAACCACTTGCCTGATGCTCAGCTGTGCCAAGTTTACAGAGACCGAGCCCAGAGTTTGAAGAAGGTACTCGCTGGTTTGGGAAGTTCTGCTGCCGGAGAGGAAACTGTTGACGAGGCAAATGCAGAGCTGGGGGAAGAGATGAAGGAGAGCTTGGATGACGAGTTTCAAGAAGATTTGGAGAGAAATTTGACTTTTGAATGTATACCTGATAATAAGCACTGTGAACTTAACTCAACTCTGAGACCTCTTACGATCCCCGtggacttaaaaaacaaaagcgcAGGCATGAATCTGAAAGAGGATTCTGGGCAAAAGCTCCACAGTCACTTTCTTCCAGACATGGAGAGTCCTCCTGCTTCTGAGTCCGACACCATTGCCAGTCAGTCCTTCAGAGACAGTATTTTAACAGAGTCCTTTGACACGGCTAAAGAGCACATCTCCGACTCGAGCAGCTCCACCGACGTTTACCAAAATCCAACCGAAGGCACAGACTCGAAATTCGACTCTGAACACAGCACGCCAAGTCAAATACCGTTCAACCACGCAAGCGATCGCACAGAATGTGTAGATGGGAGGGACACGGATTCTGATGttccagatgaagaaaacacacCCGTAGAAGAGACGGAGGCAAGCGCAGCTCTGATCCAGCAGGAGCCGGATTCAGTCCAGGAGATTAGCCTAGATGATGTTGGCAGCTGCACAGAGGAACATGCAATGGAGACCTGTGACACATGCAGTGACTATACAAACACAACAGAATAG